A single bacterium DNA region contains:
- a CDS encoding alpha/beta hydrolase, with product MRQQPSRAGQNWIFDNFLKLSENEDILHPGVMGGRLERGFRYVDLQAVYSRVKGRRSFPKAWAYQAAKQEEFAGAHEEKGHTLTAAQHYHRAALCWARAMHLIPIHGNPRKVEWYAGLARCHKKFRELHGNKIEKHALEFEDGKSAYIIFMAAEGAGPKPTVLIIPGMDQVKEDNLNPWNNYFLQRGMNVCVMDGPGQGECTMNEVWVDHSNYARAASRVIDFLCEHPEVDAGRVGLFGMSMGSRWGVEIGAHDKRPKAVIGQMANVGPSDIIFNHAQPNFRRIYMYMANIHDEAAFDAFIEERDSIWLGIAEKLEANYLLVAGDMDELCPPEDIDVFMNTLKCPKEHWLYEGVFHPMGEVAADIYPAIADWMLDTLNGGLPKGHDKRIYVAEYI from the coding sequence ATGCGGCAACAGCCATCGCGGGCAGGTCAAAACTGGATTTTCGACAACTTCCTCAAGCTCTCGGAGAACGAGGACATCCTCCACCCCGGCGTCATGGGCGGGCGCCTCGAGCGCGGCTTCCGCTACGTGGATCTTCAGGCGGTCTACAGCCGGGTGAAGGGGCGGCGCTCCTTCCCGAAGGCCTGGGCCTACCAGGCGGCGAAGCAGGAGGAATTCGCCGGGGCGCACGAGGAGAAAGGCCACACCCTCACCGCCGCCCAGCACTACCACCGCGCGGCGCTCTGCTGGGCACGGGCGATGCACCTCATTCCCATACACGGCAATCCCCGGAAGGTGGAATGGTACGCGGGCCTGGCGCGGTGCCACAAAAAGTTCCGCGAGCTGCACGGAAACAAGATCGAGAAGCACGCCCTCGAATTCGAGGACGGCAAGAGCGCCTACATCATCTTCATGGCGGCCGAGGGGGCGGGGCCCAAGCCGACGGTGCTCATCATCCCCGGCATGGATCAGGTCAAGGAGGACAATCTGAATCCCTGGAACAACTATTTCCTCCAGCGCGGGATGAACGTCTGCGTCATGGACGGCCCCGGCCAGGGCGAGTGCACCATGAACGAGGTGTGGGTGGATCATTCCAACTACGCCCGCGCCGCGAGCCGGGTGATTGATTTCCTCTGCGAGCATCCCGAGGTGGACGCCGGCCGCGTCGGCCTCTTCGGGATGAGCATGGGGAGCCGCTGGGGGGTCGAGATCGGCGCGCACGACAAGCGCCCCAAAGCCGTCATCGGCCAGATGGCGAACGTCGGCCCCTCGGACATCATCTTCAACCACGCCCAGCCCAACTTCCGGCGCATCTACATGTACATGGCGAACATCCACGACGAGGCGGCGTTCGACGCCTTCATCGAGGAGCGCGACAGCATCTGGCTCGGCATCGCCGAAAAGCTGGAGGCGAACTACCTCCTCGTCGCGGGCGACATGGACGAGCTCTGCCCGCCCGAGGACATTGACGTCTTCATGAACACCCTCAAGTGCCCGAAAGAGCACTGGCTCTACGAGGGCGTCTTCCACCCGATGGGCGAAGTGGCGGCGGACATCTACCCGGCCATCGCCGACTGGATGCTGGACACGCTCAATGGCGGCCTGCCGAAGGGCCACGACAAGCGCATTTATGTGGCGGAGTACATCTAA